Proteins from one Phyllobacterium zundukense genomic window:
- the dprA gene encoding DNA-processing protein DprA: MNEEKKGIRLSDSQRLSWLRLIRSENVGPATFRDLIVHCGSASDALEMLPELVRRGGGGRPIRIASLQDAEREMQAAAKMGAVFVGIGEPDYPRYLRQCDNPPPLVAIKGNPAVFRLPPVAIVGARNASLVGIKFARMIARELGEAGYAIISGLARGIDTAAHEASLDYGTVAVMAGGLDVPYPPENLNLYKAISARNGAAISEMPFGWEPRARDFPRRNRIIAALSLGLVVVEAAERSGSLISARLAGELGRLVFAVPGSPLDPRAKGTNGLLKNGAIVTTTSEDIITALTPLVERPVFDDPGFLAPDIDFPTINPPDETDRDRFVNLLGPVPVDIDDLIRTSELHPSVVMLILLELDLAGRLQRHSGGHVSLVYA; this comes from the coding sequence ATGAATGAAGAAAAGAAGGGCATACGCCTTTCTGACAGCCAGCGCTTGAGCTGGCTTCGGTTGATCCGCAGCGAAAATGTCGGTCCCGCAACGTTCCGCGACCTTATCGTTCATTGCGGTTCTGCGAGCGATGCATTGGAAATGCTGCCCGAACTCGTCAGGCGCGGTGGCGGCGGCCGGCCCATTCGAATTGCCAGTCTGCAGGACGCTGAACGCGAAATGCAGGCGGCGGCAAAAATGGGCGCTGTTTTCGTCGGCATCGGTGAGCCCGACTATCCCCGCTATCTCCGCCAGTGCGACAATCCTCCGCCCTTGGTCGCGATCAAGGGGAATCCCGCGGTATTCAGGTTACCGCCCGTTGCCATCGTCGGCGCACGCAACGCGTCGTTGGTGGGGATCAAGTTTGCCCGGATGATTGCGAGGGAACTCGGTGAAGCGGGCTATGCCATTATCTCCGGTCTGGCACGTGGAATAGACACGGCTGCCCATGAGGCCAGCCTGGATTACGGAACAGTGGCCGTCATGGCCGGCGGGCTGGACGTCCCCTATCCGCCGGAAAACCTCAATCTCTATAAGGCGATAAGTGCACGCAATGGGGCTGCGATCAGTGAAATGCCGTTCGGTTGGGAACCCCGGGCCCGAGATTTTCCGAGGCGAAATCGTATTATCGCCGCCCTGTCGCTCGGCCTGGTCGTCGTTGAAGCCGCTGAACGTTCCGGCTCATTGATCAGCGCCCGGCTGGCGGGAGAACTTGGCAGGCTTGTCTTCGCGGTGCCCGGCTCTCCCCTCGATCCAAGGGCGAAGGGCACCAACGGGTTGCTGAAAAACGGAGCCATCGTGACAACCACTAGCGAAGACATAATAACCGCATTGACGCCACTGGTCGAACGGCCTGTTTTCGATGATCCAGGGTTTCTCGCACCAGACATCGATTTCCCGACAATCAATCCACCCGACGAAACCGATCGGGACCGCTTCGTCAATCTGCTCGGCCCCGTTCCAGTCGATATCGACGACCTGATCCGCACCAGCGAACTACACCCGTCGGTGGTAATGCTGATTCTGCTCGAACTCGATCTCGCCGGACGTTTACAGCGTCACTCAGGCGGACATGTTTCGCTTGTTTATGCGTGA
- the topA gene encoding type I DNA topoisomerase, with protein MNVVVVESPAKAKTINKYLGSGYTVLASFGHVRDLPAKDGSVRPDDDFSMSWEVDSASAKRLSDIVKALKESDGLILATDPDREGEAISWHVLEVLQQKKAIGKKSVQRVVFNAITKGAVLDAMANPRDIDMPLVDAYLARRALDYLFGFTLSPVLWRKLPGARSAGRVQSVALRLVADREAEIERFIREEYWNIAALLKTPRNDGFEARLVSVDGKKLGKLDIKNSEQAGEIRGMLEGASFKAASVEAKPIKRSPGPPFTTSSLQQAASGQLGFSASRTMQIAQKLYEGMDLGTETAGLITYMRTDGVQMAPEAVQAARQTIGKVFGDKYVPEKPRFYATKAKNAQEAHEAIRPTDFNRHPKDMRQFLDADQAKLYELIWKRAMASQMQSADIERTTVEIDAQNGSRFAQLRATGSVIRFDGFLGAYTDHREEEDVDEDGGRLPEIRAGEPLAREKINATQHSTEPPPRYSEATLIKKMEELGIGRPSTYASTLATLRDREYITIDKRKLIPEAKGRLVIAFLESFFKRYVEYDFTAALEEKLDEISDGKLKWKDVLRAFWTDFFGSVDGIKELRVTNVLDALNDQLGPLVFPPREDGSDPRICQVCGTGNLSLKLGKYGAFVGCSNYPECKFTRQLGGSEAANENGNGGDEPKLLGKDPYTDEDITARNGRFGPYVQRGDGKEAKRASLPKGWTLDALDHEKALALLSLPRDVGQHPETAKMISAGIGRYGPYITHEGTYANLENAEEVFSIGLNRAVTVLADKQAKGPGRGRGTPAALKDLGEHPDGGVITVRDGKYGPYVNWGKVNATLPKGKDPAGVTVEEALAMIAEKAGSKGTKKASPKKAPAAKKPAAKKPAAKKTATKKTS; from the coding sequence ATGAATGTTGTCGTCGTCGAATCGCCTGCCAAGGCCAAAACAATCAACAAATATCTCGGTTCGGGTTATACGGTCCTGGCCTCGTTCGGCCATGTGCGCGATCTGCCGGCCAAGGATGGATCGGTGCGCCCTGACGATGATTTCTCGATGTCGTGGGAAGTCGACTCGGCCTCGGCCAAACGACTAAGCGACATTGTCAAAGCTTTGAAAGAGAGCGACGGCCTCATCCTCGCAACCGATCCGGACCGCGAAGGCGAGGCTATCTCCTGGCATGTTCTCGAAGTACTGCAGCAGAAAAAGGCCATAGGAAAGAAGAGCGTCCAACGCGTTGTGTTCAATGCCATCACCAAGGGTGCAGTACTCGATGCGATGGCCAATCCGCGCGACATCGATATGCCGCTCGTCGACGCCTATCTCGCACGCCGGGCTTTGGACTATCTTTTCGGCTTCACCCTCTCCCCCGTGCTTTGGCGGAAACTCCCTGGCGCACGCTCTGCTGGCCGTGTCCAGTCGGTCGCCTTGCGGCTCGTCGCCGATCGCGAAGCGGAAATCGAACGCTTTATCCGGGAAGAATACTGGAATATCGCGGCGCTCCTGAAAACCCCGCGCAATGACGGATTCGAGGCACGGCTGGTATCAGTCGATGGCAAGAAACTCGGCAAGCTCGATATCAAGAATAGTGAACAGGCCGGCGAAATTCGCGGCATGCTGGAGGGTGCGTCCTTCAAGGCGGCATCGGTCGAAGCGAAGCCGATCAAGCGGAGCCCTGGCCCGCCCTTCACCACATCGAGTTTGCAGCAGGCGGCGTCTGGTCAGCTCGGATTTTCCGCATCACGCACCATGCAGATCGCGCAGAAGCTGTATGAAGGCATGGATCTCGGTACCGAAACCGCTGGCTTGATCACTTATATGCGTACTGATGGCGTGCAGATGGCGCCCGAAGCCGTTCAGGCGGCGCGCCAGACGATCGGCAAGGTTTTTGGCGACAAGTACGTTCCGGAAAAGCCTCGCTTTTACGCCACAAAGGCAAAGAACGCCCAGGAAGCGCACGAAGCGATACGCCCGACCGATTTCAATCGACATCCCAAGGATATGCGGCAGTTTCTTGATGCGGATCAGGCGAAGCTATACGAGCTGATCTGGAAGCGCGCTATGGCCAGCCAGATGCAGTCTGCGGACATCGAACGAACGACCGTTGAAATCGATGCGCAGAACGGGTCGCGTTTTGCGCAACTCCGCGCCACGGGCTCGGTCATCAGGTTTGATGGCTTTCTCGGTGCTTATACGGATCATCGCGAGGAAGAAGACGTCGATGAAGACGGTGGACGTCTTCCAGAGATCCGCGCGGGAGAGCCCCTTGCCCGCGAAAAAATCAACGCGACACAGCATTCGACTGAGCCGCCGCCGCGTTATTCGGAAGCGACGCTCATCAAGAAGATGGAAGAACTCGGCATCGGTCGTCCTTCCACCTATGCATCGACGCTCGCCACCCTTCGCGATCGCGAATATATAACCATCGACAAGCGCAAGCTCATCCCAGAAGCCAAGGGCCGGCTGGTCATTGCCTTCCTGGAAAGTTTCTTCAAGCGCTATGTCGAATATGATTTCACCGCTGCTCTTGAAGAGAAGCTCGACGAAATTTCCGATGGAAAGCTGAAGTGGAAGGATGTTCTGCGCGCTTTCTGGACTGATTTCTTCGGGTCTGTCGATGGAATCAAGGAACTGCGCGTTACCAATGTGCTGGATGCGTTGAATGACCAGCTTGGACCGCTGGTGTTTCCGCCGCGTGAAGATGGCAGCGATCCGCGTATCTGTCAGGTCTGCGGCACGGGCAATCTGTCGCTGAAGCTCGGCAAGTACGGCGCATTTGTCGGCTGTTCGAACTATCCTGAATGCAAATTCACGCGTCAGCTTGGCGGCAGCGAAGCGGCAAACGAGAACGGCAATGGTGGCGACGAGCCAAAACTGCTCGGCAAAGACCCCTATACGGACGAGGATATTACCGCACGCAATGGCAGGTTTGGGCCCTATGTGCAGCGAGGCGATGGCAAGGAAGCCAAGCGTGCCAGCCTGCCGAAGGGCTGGACGCTTGATGCACTGGACCATGAAAAAGCGCTGGCGCTGCTCTCCCTGCCTCGCGATGTGGGCCAACATCCCGAAACGGCGAAGATGATCTCGGCCGGAATCGGACGCTACGGCCCTTACATCACGCATGAAGGAACCTATGCCAATCTGGAGAATGCAGAAGAGGTGTTCTCCATCGGCCTCAATCGTGCGGTTACCGTGCTTGCGGACAAGCAGGCAAAGGGTCCGGGGCGCGGTCGGGGCACGCCTGCAGCGCTCAAGGATCTTGGCGAGCATCCCGATGGCGGGGTGATAACCGTTCGCGACGGAAAATACGGCCCCTATGTGAACTGGGGCAAGGTCAATGCCACGCTGCCGAAGGGCAAGGACCCGGCGGGCGTGACCGTCGAGGAAGCACTTGCTATGATCGCTGAAAAGGCGGGCTCCAAAGGTACGAAGAAGGCGTCCCCTAAAAAAGCGCCCGCAGCCAAAAAACCAGCCGCGAAAAAACCGGCTGCGAAAAAGACTGCAACGAAAAAAACAAGTTAG